In Microbulbifer elongatus, the DNA window GAGCTGATAAAACCGCTTCTCTGGTCTTGCTCAAAAGACTGGTTCTGGTCGTATCGGATCAGCAGAATGTTGCGGTACGACTCGGCAATAGCGAGGGTGTTGATGATTGACAGTGCTTTTGCCAGGCTGGACTCCATCAGGTCAAACACGAACGCCTTGCTCGCACCGATCGCGCCCTGAAAGGGATGGCCGATCTTCGGGCCCATGATGCTGGTGTCGTGCACCAGATGATCAGGAGCCAGCGAGAGCGAAACAATCAGATCGATCTCTTCAGGATTAATCTGGTGATTTTCCAGCAGCCCGATCGCCATTGGTTTCAGGTAGTCGATACCTACCGTTCCGTTTTCGAACTTTGCGTAGCGAATCGAATAACGTTCCTGAGCGTAAGTAGGCTTCTCACTCACGACAGTTTCAGGCAGATAGCAATCAGCATCGATTATGCGCATATCGGAGCCTCCACAGGATCGTTCTGCTGGGTTGCCATTCTGGTCATTTCCTTTCGAACCACTTTCCCGTTGTCATTCCGGGGTAGGCTTTCGAGATACAGGACTCTTACCGGATGCATGTAAGAATCGAAGCGGTCCTGTATGAAGGCAAGCACTGTTTCTGTCGTTACCGAGTGTTGATCGGCGACCAGAAAAAGTACCGGTTGGACGGGGGCGGCGCCGTGGGCGGATGGGATAACGGCACATTCGAGAATCGAGGGGAATTCTTCAAGTAGACTATGCTCAATAAGGGCGGGGGTAACCCATCGCCCATTTACCTTGAACATGTCGTCTTCGCGGCCGCGATAGTAATAGTAGCCGTCGGCGTCCATTACGAAATTATCGCCAGTTCTGTACCAGCCCTGGTCGAACTTCTCGGATGTTTTCTCCGGTTGGCCAAAGTAGCCCGAACTGACGCTGCCGCCTTTTACCAGTAGCACGCCCTGCGTGCCGGTGTTGACTATTTCATCGCCGCTCTCGTCGACAAGCATACATTGGTAGCCCGGTAGCACCTGGCCGGTGGCCCCGGGGCGAGACCTTCCAAGGCGGTTTGCGAGAAAAATGTGCCCAACTTCGGTTGCGCCGATTCCATCGCAGATTTCAATACCCTGACTGATCCAGTACCGATACTCCGCCTCTGGAAGAGGTGCGCCTGCGGATACGGCTTTGCTGACGCTCTTTGCGATCAGACCTGCCTGGCTCTCTAGCGCGCTGTAGATGGCGGGAACCGCGAAGAGTACAGAGGGCTTGTATTGAGCGATATTGGCGATTATTCCCTTCGGCGTAGGCCATGCATCATCCAGAATCGCCGTGCAACCAGCGTATATGGGGAAGAACAGAGAGTTCCCCATACCGTAACCAAAGAACATTTTGGGCGCGGAATAGCAGATATCACCGGCATGGAGTGCGAGCAGGTTCTCTGCCACCGCCTTGCAGAACGCCATAGTGCCCGATGTGGAATGCATGACCCCTTTCGGGGTTCCGGTAGATCCCGAAGTATATTGGAGGTAGCAAACCTCATTGTTGGGAACTCTGTGAAAGTCGTTCCATTCTGGATTTCCGCACGCGAAGCCAAATTGCTCAGGGGACAGCTGTGTCCCTCCCGGCGCGGCCTCTTCAAAAATGATGATCTCGATATCAGACCAGTGAGGCAGTGTATGGGCTTTTTCAAAGGAAGTAACAATGAACGCCGGGGTCTTCTGGCTGATCATTTCTTCGACGGTTTCATTGCGAATTTTCGGGTTGATAATTGCCGGTATACCGCCCACGGCAATGACTGCCAGAAACATCTGTGCGAGAGAGGGCGAGTCGTTAAGCATTATCAGGATGTGATCGCCCGGGTTGATTGCACTCTGCAGCTCGCTGGCAAGTGCTCTGACCGATGCCGAAAAGTGCTTTCGCCGGATCTGATCTTCTTTGTACAGATACAGCGTATCTGCCGATTCGTGGTGCTTATTCGAAAGAAGTAATTCAGCGAGGTTCTCACGGTAGCAGGGGATGGCACTCATACTGCGGCCACCTCCGCAGCAATGTCGCGCTTCTGGGTCAATTCTTCGAGCAGTGCCGAGCACCACTGGGTAATCCGCTGTTCGGTTTTCTCAGGCTGGCAGTCCTCATCCAGGGCCAGGCCCACGAAGTGTGATCCATCTTCGGTCAGCGCTTTGGAGGCTTCAAATTCGTAGCCCTGGTTTGGCCACCGACCGACAATATTCGCGCCTTTTTCCACACACAGGTCGTGCAAGATGCCCATGGCATCCAGATACCACTCTGGATATCCGTACTGATCGCCAAGTCCAAACAGGGCGACCGTTGTACCAGAAAGATTTGTTTCTTCGAGTTCGGACCAGAGCTCTTCCCAGTCGGACTGCAGGTGACCGTAGTCCCAGGTTGGAATGCCGAATATCACCAGGTCGCAGGTTTCGAGGTCGGAAAAACCAGCTTCGGAAATTGTGTTCAGTTCGGCAAGGTCATCCCCAAAGAATTCCTGCACCTGTCTGGCGGCAACTTCGGTATTGCCGGATGTGGAGTCAAAATAAATTCCAATTTTCACAATAAAACCATCCGTTGGTAATTCGTAAGCCTGAGGCCACGGCATTGCGGGAAGCAGTGTCGCTTCCAGCGCAAGTGGTACCGGAGCCAGTTGGGCTATCTGTGTCGATTGATCTGCGGTGTACGCTAGCGAAGTTTTGTTACATAAAAATTCTTAATGTAAAAAAATATTCTCAATCAAAATTTTTTGGTGGGAAAAATTGCTGCGGTAGCAAGGCGGCGCATTTCAGCAGGAAAATTTTTTTTCGTCAACGCGCAATTTGTTTCTCAGTAGTGTGCCTCGGTGTAATTTTAATTTTTTCACCGAAGGGGTTTCGCAGTATTCATCCTGCCGTTGAATTTCGCGATGTAACCGTGTTTGTACGATCGTATTTGTTGCGAAGGTATTATTGCGGGCAAGTGAAATATTTTTGCTTTTGCTTTGGGTTTTTCGATGTTATTTCTGTTTTTTTCCGGTTGTGCGGGATCGGGATAATCCTGGAACACCTGTACATGCTTTTTATCTGGCACATTCGTGTGAATTGGGTGGCCTTTTAATAAAGGCGCGTAATTAGTTATTTTCTTGCGGAAATTTAATGGTACAAGAGTTCATGTTGATACATATTTTCAGCGTGGAGCGATTTTCGTACGGGAACAGCGGAAGATAGCTAAGAGCGGGGGAGTAGCAGGAGGGGAGCAGTGAGCGTGAAAGCCGGCGGGGGGAAGGGTTATTCCTGTTTTGGCATATCTTTGAAGTACTGCTTGTAAATCGCATCGCCATTACTGACCAGTGGAATCTGAGAGAGATATTTCAACCCGGTAATCTTTGCATAATTCAACCGCTGCCCCGGCAGGTGCGCAAATACCCCGAACATCTTTGAATAGGATTTTATCGCGCGGACTCGTTTGTGCCTCCGCTTAATGTACGAATGTATCAATTCACGAGTGAGAGTGGGCGGGGGGTTGGATTGAACCAGTTGTACGAGTACTGCCGCATCTTCAAAAGCGAGAGAGGCTCCCATACCCAGATTAGGTGTTACTGCGTGTGCGGCGTCGCCTATCTGTAAGAATCCGCTATCGTTTGTCCAGCGGACCGCGTTCTCCGATATCTGATCAAAGCGGACTTTTGTATCAGCGTTGATCCCGTTGCGGACAAATGCCCCGGGCTTACCAAAACGGTGCAGTATCTGCTGGATGTCTTCATTACGGTACTTTGACTCGCGTGCGAATGCACACGGTTGTGAAGTCAGAAATATATAGGAGCAGCTCTGCGACACAGGAAAGATCCCCAGTCGGAATTTTCCATTATGTATTTCGTACGCTCGTTCCTGATCGAGCACGCCATCAATCAGCCAGCGCCAGACTCCCTGTGTTGTGGCTTTGTTGTTTTCTGCAGTGGCTTCAAAACCGTGAATGCCGTCGCTAAAGAGGACGTTGCGTGCTCTGACGACCTCGCCGGAGGAAAGTGCCAGGTGCGTCTCGTTCTCGCTGTGCCGGGTAGCGGTGATCAGTTGGCGTTCTGGCAGGCAGTACTGTTTGTTGACATGACGATAAAGTAATTGATGCAGGGTGGCGCGCAACGTCGAAGCCACTGGATAGCCTTCATAGCCCATCTCTTGTGCGGCGATGTACGGGTTTCCGGGGGTCCCAAAGACCATCTCGCTGAGAGGAATGTAGCCATCCAGATGGCGGTAGTCTATGCCCAGCTGGTGCAGTGCGTGCAATCCGGATGGATGCAGGACTATTCCCATCCCCTCGGCAACAGGCAGTTGTCGCTGTTCGATCAGGCGGTAGTCCCGACCGGCGGCCTCCAATCCACAGGCCGTAGCCAGTCCTGCCAGGCCGCCGCCAATGATCGCTATATCCGTTTTCATGGTGTGAGCCTCGCTTTCCCTGGCGTTGTCAACTGGGCCGTTACTGCCGCTTCGTCCCGCGGATGAAATCGTATGGATTGTGCCAGTAGAACCCGTGGCCCTCCAGCCGTCTGTCTAATCTTCTATCTATATGGGTACGCGCGGTCTGCACGGTCAGTATAAGTCGATAGGAAATAGAGGGCACCTTATCTACAATACGCACCTTTGGTATTCCCCTCTATTAGTCGAGCTTCCTCTGTGACCCAATCTGACTCCAATCACCCCCGTGACTTCCAGTCGCTTCCTCTTCAAAAGCCGCTACTGAAAAACCTTCAGGATCTGGGCTACGAACAGCTGACCGAAATTCAGGCGATGGCGCTGCCGGCCATTGTGGCGGGCCGGGACGTGATCGGGCAGGCCAAGACCGGGTCGGGGAAGACGGTGGCGTTTGGCCTGGGATTGTTGCACAAATTGAACGTAGAGCAGTTTCGTGTGCAGTCGCTGGTGCTATGCCCCACCCGTGAGCTGGCAGATCAAGTGGCGCGGGAGCTGCGGAAGCTGGCGCGGGCCATTCACAACATCAAAATTCTGACCCTGTGCGGTGGTATGCCATTTGGGCCTCAGATCGGATCTCTCAAGCATGGCGCGCATATCGTCGTGGGTACCCCGGGGCGTATTGAAGATCACCTGCGTAAGGGTAATCTCGATCTGAAGCATGTGGAGACCCTGGTGTTGGATGAAGCGGACCGGATGCTCGATATGGGCTTCCAGGCAGTGCTGGACCAGATACTCGCAGAATTGCCGAAGGCGCGGCAGACGCTGCTGTTTTCTGCGACCTACCCGAAAACCATCGACGCATTGGCCTCCCGCGTGCTTAGCACCCCGTTAAAAGTGGAGGTGGCAGCGTCGCACACCCAAAACACGATTGAGCAGCAGTACTATCGGGTGGAAAACAATGAGGCGCGACCGGGGGCACTGTATCAGTTGCTCGCCAGCTATGATGCTTCATCAGCACTGGTATTCTGCAACACCAAAAAGGAGACCGAAGAAGCCGCGCAAGCGCTGAAACG includes these proteins:
- a CDS encoding AMP-binding protein — encoded protein: MSAIPCYRENLAELLLSNKHHESADTLYLYKEDQIRRKHFSASVRALASELQSAINPGDHILIMLNDSPSLAQMFLAVIAVGGIPAIINPKIRNETVEEMISQKTPAFIVTSFEKAHTLPHWSDIEIIIFEEAAPGGTQLSPEQFGFACGNPEWNDFHRVPNNEVCYLQYTSGSTGTPKGVMHSTSGTMAFCKAVAENLLALHAGDICYSAPKMFFGYGMGNSLFFPIYAGCTAILDDAWPTPKGIIANIAQYKPSVLFAVPAIYSALESQAGLIAKSVSKAVSAGAPLPEAEYRYWISQGIEICDGIGATEVGHIFLANRLGRSRPGATGQVLPGYQCMLVDESGDEIVNTGTQGVLLVKGGSVSSGYFGQPEKTSEKFDQGWYRTGDNFVMDADGYYYYRGREDDMFKVNGRWVTPALIEHSLLEEFPSILECAVIPSAHGAAPVQPVLFLVADQHSVTTETVLAFIQDRFDSYMHPVRVLYLESLPRNDNGKVVRKEMTRMATQQNDPVEAPICA
- the fldB gene encoding flavodoxin FldB; this translates as MKIGIYFDSTSGNTEVAARQVQEFFGDDLAELNTISEAGFSDLETCDLVIFGIPTWDYGHLQSDWEELWSELEETNLSGTTVALFGLGDQYGYPEWYLDAMGILHDLCVEKGANIVGRWPNQGYEFEASKALTEDGSHFVGLALDEDCQPEKTEQRITQWCSALLEELTQKRDIAAEVAAV
- a CDS encoding FAD-dependent oxidoreductase; this encodes MKTDIAIIGGGLAGLATACGLEAAGRDYRLIEQRQLPVAEGMGIVLHPSGLHALHQLGIDYRHLDGYIPLSEMVFGTPGNPYIAAQEMGYEGYPVASTLRATLHQLLYRHVNKQYCLPERQLITATRHSENETHLALSSGEVVRARNVLFSDGIHGFEATAENNKATTQGVWRWLIDGVLDQERAYEIHNGKFRLGIFPVSQSCSYIFLTSQPCAFARESKYRNEDIQQILHRFGKPGAFVRNGINADTKVRFDQISENAVRWTNDSGFLQIGDAAHAVTPNLGMGASLAFEDAAVLVQLVQSNPPPTLTRELIHSYIKRRHKRVRAIKSYSKMFGVFAHLPGQRLNYAKITGLKYLSQIPLVSNGDAIYKQYFKDMPKQE
- the dbpA gene encoding ATP-dependent RNA helicase DbpA produces the protein MTQSDSNHPRDFQSLPLQKPLLKNLQDLGYEQLTEIQAMALPAIVAGRDVIGQAKTGSGKTVAFGLGLLHKLNVEQFRVQSLVLCPTRELADQVARELRKLARAIHNIKILTLCGGMPFGPQIGSLKHGAHIVVGTPGRIEDHLRKGNLDLKHVETLVLDEADRMLDMGFQAVLDQILAELPKARQTLLFSATYPKTIDALASRVLSTPLKVEVAASHTQNTIEQQYYRVENNEARPGALYQLLASYDASSALVFCNTKKETEEAAQALKRAGFAALALHGDMEQKDRDRTLALFANGSASVLVATDVAARGLDIEELPVVVNYHLSRDPEVHVHRVGRTGRAGQKGVALSLVSKKEIYKLERLEALIQQKIALREVPEPDSGFVPTRPLMSTLQIDGGKKQKVRAGDVVGALTGEGGIDGAMIGKIQLFDFSTFVAVQRPVAKKALGKLSSGKIKGRKFRARIVGV